Proteins from a single region of Chlorocebus sabaeus isolate Y175 chromosome 25, mChlSab1.0.hap1, whole genome shotgun sequence:
- the ELF3 gene encoding ETS-related transcription factor Elf-3 isoform X2, which translates to MAATCEISNIFSNYVSAMYSSEDSTLAPVPPAAAFGADDLVLTLSNPQMSLEGTEKTSWSGEQPQFWSKTQVLDWISYQVEKNKYDASAIDFSRCDMDGATLCNCALEELRLVFGPLGDQLHAQLRDLTSSSSDELSWIIELLEKDGMAFQEALDPGPFDQGSPFAQELLDDSQQASPYHPGSCGAGAPSPGSSDVSTAGTGASRSSHSSDSGGSDVDLDPTDGKLFPRDGFPDCKKGDPKHGKRKRGRPRKLSKEYWDCLEGKKSKHELNEGLMKWENRHEGVFKFLRSEAVAQLWGQKKKNSNMTYEKLSRAMRYYYKREILERVDGRRLVYKFGKNSSGWKEEEVLQSRN; encoded by the exons ATGGCTGCAACCTGTGAGATTAGCAACATTTTTAGCAACTACGTCAGTGCGATGTACAGCTCAGAGGACTCCACCCTGGCCCCTGTTCCCCCTGCTGCCGCCTTTGGGGCCGATGACTTGGTGCTGACCCTGAGCAACCCCCAGATGTCATTGGAGGGTACAG AGAAGACCAGCTGGTCGGGGGAACAGCCCCAGTTCTGGTCGAAGACACAAGTTCTGGACTGGATCAGCTACCAAGTAGAGAAGAACAAGTACGACGCAAGCGCCATTGACTTCTCACGGTGTGACATGGACGGGGCCACCCTCTGCAATTGTGCCCTTGAGGAGCTGCGTCTGGTCTTTGGGCCCCTGGGGGACCAACTCCATGCCCAGCTGCGAGACCTCA CATCCAGCTCTTCTGATGAGCTCAGTTGGATCATTGAGCTGCTGGAGAAGGATGGCATGGCCTTCCAGGAGGCCCTAGACCCAGGGCCCTTTG ACCAGGGCAGCCCCTTTGCCCAGGAGCTGCTGGACGACAGTCAGCAAGCCAGCCCCTACCACCCCGGCAGCTGTGGCGCAGGAGCCCCCTCCCCCGGCAGCTCTGACGTCTCCACTGCAG GGACTGGTGCTTCTCGGAGCTCCCACTCCTCAGACTCCGGTGGAAGTGACGTGGACCTGGATCCCACTGACGGCAAGCTCTTCCCCAGAG ACGGCTTTCCTGACTGCAAGAAGGGGGATCCCAAGCACGGGAAGCGGAAACGAGGTCGGCCCCGAAAGCTGAGCAAAGAGTACTGGGACTGTCTCGAGGGCAAGAAGAGCAAGCACG AGCTCAATGAGGGCCTCATGAAGTGGGAGAATCGGCATGAAGGCGTCTTCAAGTTCCTGCGCTCCGAGGCTGTGGCCCAACTGTGGggccaaaagaaaaagaacagcaacATGACCTATGAGAAGCTGAGCCGGGCCATGAG GTACTACTACAAACGGGAGATCCTGGAACGGGTGGATGGCCGGCGACTCGTCTACAAGTTTGGCAAAAACTCAAGTGGCTGGAAGGAGGAAGAAGTTCTCCAGAGTCGGAACTGA
- the ELF3 gene encoding ETS-related transcription factor Elf-3 isoform X1 produces the protein MAATCEISNIFSNYVSAMYSSEDSTLAPVPPAAAFGADDLVLTLSNPQMSLEGTEKTSWSGEQPQFWSKTQVLDWISYQVEKNKYDASAIDFSRCDMDGATLCNCALEELRLVFGPLGDQLHAQLRDLTSSSSDELSWIIELLEKDGMAFQEALDPGPFDQGSPFAQELLDDSQQASPYHPGSCGAGAPSPGSSDVSTAGTGASRSSHSSDSGGSDVDLDPTDGKLFPRDGFPDCKKGDPKHGKRKRGRPRKLSKEYWDCLEGKKSKHAPRGTHLWEFIRDILIHPELNEGLMKWENRHEGVFKFLRSEAVAQLWGQKKKNSNMTYEKLSRAMRYYYKREILERVDGRRLVYKFGKNSSGWKEEEVLQSRN, from the exons ATGGCTGCAACCTGTGAGATTAGCAACATTTTTAGCAACTACGTCAGTGCGATGTACAGCTCAGAGGACTCCACCCTGGCCCCTGTTCCCCCTGCTGCCGCCTTTGGGGCCGATGACTTGGTGCTGACCCTGAGCAACCCCCAGATGTCATTGGAGGGTACAG AGAAGACCAGCTGGTCGGGGGAACAGCCCCAGTTCTGGTCGAAGACACAAGTTCTGGACTGGATCAGCTACCAAGTAGAGAAGAACAAGTACGACGCAAGCGCCATTGACTTCTCACGGTGTGACATGGACGGGGCCACCCTCTGCAATTGTGCCCTTGAGGAGCTGCGTCTGGTCTTTGGGCCCCTGGGGGACCAACTCCATGCCCAGCTGCGAGACCTCA CATCCAGCTCTTCTGATGAGCTCAGTTGGATCATTGAGCTGCTGGAGAAGGATGGCATGGCCTTCCAGGAGGCCCTAGACCCAGGGCCCTTTG ACCAGGGCAGCCCCTTTGCCCAGGAGCTGCTGGACGACAGTCAGCAAGCCAGCCCCTACCACCCCGGCAGCTGTGGCGCAGGAGCCCCCTCCCCCGGCAGCTCTGACGTCTCCACTGCAG GGACTGGTGCTTCTCGGAGCTCCCACTCCTCAGACTCCGGTGGAAGTGACGTGGACCTGGATCCCACTGACGGCAAGCTCTTCCCCAGAG ACGGCTTTCCTGACTGCAAGAAGGGGGATCCCAAGCACGGGAAGCGGAAACGAGGTCGGCCCCGAAAGCTGAGCAAAGAGTACTGGGACTGTCTCGAGGGCAAGAAGAGCAAGCACG CACCCAGAGGTACCCACCTGTGGGAGTTCATCCGGGACATCCTCATCCACCCAGAGCTCAATGAGGGCCTCATGAAGTGGGAGAATCGGCATGAAGGCGTCTTCAAGTTCCTGCGCTCCGAGGCTGTGGCCCAACTGTGGggccaaaagaaaaagaacagcaacATGACCTATGAGAAGCTGAGCCGGGCCATGAG GTACTACTACAAACGGGAGATCCTGGAACGGGTGGATGGCCGGCGACTCGTCTACAAGTTTGGCAAAAACTCAAGTGGCTGGAAGGAGGAAGAAGTTCTCCAGAGTCGGAACTGA